From Spirosoma aerolatum, one genomic window encodes:
- a CDS encoding MarR family winged helix-turn-helix transcriptional regulator: protein MTNDAVKTTRKLSQLYAYTSIQMHEAVARKAGISGTDHKYLGFLIEKGQMTAGELATLTGLTTGAVTGLIDRFEKKGLVSRRFAPDDRRKVFIAPNTEAIMALLEPLYRDFRSQSQQLLASFSDEERTIIDTYFTKAIALMNEMIEWLND from the coding sequence ATGACTAACGATGCTGTTAAAACCACAAGAAAACTTAGCCAGCTATATGCCTACACCTCCATTCAGATGCACGAAGCCGTGGCCCGTAAAGCTGGAATTTCGGGTACGGATCATAAATACCTCGGCTTCCTGATCGAGAAAGGGCAAATGACCGCGGGTGAACTGGCCACGTTGACGGGTCTGACAACGGGAGCCGTGACGGGCTTAATCGACCGATTTGAAAAGAAAGGACTGGTAAGCCGCCGATTTGCCCCCGACGACCGACGGAAGGTCTTTATTGCGCCAAACACCGAAGCGATCATGGCGTTGCTGGAACCCCTTTACCGAGACTTCCGCAGCCAGTCGCAACAGCTTCTGGCTTCCTTTTCGGACGAGGAGCGCACTATCATTGACACCTACTTTACAAAAGCCATTGCCCTGATGAATGAAATGATTGAATGGTTGAATGATTGA
- a CDS encoding DUF4256 domain-containing protein translates to MNNKQQLLPDQQTELLNTLHVRFEKNRNRHTGLDWAALQAKLEAAPEKLWSLYEMERTGGEPDVVGQDVGTGEYIFFDCSPETPKGRRSVCFDREALESRKENKPANSALDMAAAMGVGLLTEEQYRMLQTLGKFDLKTSSWIVTPLAIRKLGGALFCDRRYDTVFVYHNGAESYYGVRGFRGSLRV, encoded by the coding sequence ATGAACAATAAACAGCAATTATTGCCCGACCAGCAGACAGAACTACTCAACACCTTACACGTGCGTTTTGAGAAGAATCGTAATCGTCATACGGGCCTTGATTGGGCGGCTCTACAGGCAAAGCTGGAAGCAGCTCCCGAAAAACTTTGGTCACTGTATGAAATGGAGCGTACGGGTGGTGAGCCCGATGTGGTCGGTCAGGATGTGGGCACGGGTGAGTACATTTTTTTCGATTGTTCGCCCGAAACCCCTAAAGGTCGCCGGAGTGTTTGCTTTGATCGGGAAGCGTTGGAATCCAGAAAAGAAAACAAACCCGCCAACTCCGCTCTGGATATGGCAGCAGCCATGGGCGTTGGCCTGTTGACAGAAGAGCAATATCGAATGCTACAGACACTCGGAAAGTTCGACCTGAAAACATCGAGCTGGATCGTTACCCCTCTGGCCATCCGAAAGCTGGGCGGGGCACTCTTTTGCGACCGTCGCTACGATACGGTTTTTGTGTACCACAACGGTGCCGAATCCTATTATGGCGTTCGGGGTTTCCGGGGCTCACTTCGGGTTTAG
- a CDS encoding aceric acid hydrolase gives MNLYRFLIRFTLLAAAVASLSPVWGQTNALVNTSKSKFARLESTDLNAVKWTTGFWADRFAVCRDSMVPHLWDTYTNPNVSHAFRNFEIAAGLESGNFKGPSFHDGDFYKTLESVASMFALTNDKKLDEQMDKAIAVIAKAQAPDGYVYTKAIIQQKKTGESTPGESTPGESTPGESTPGESTPGESTPGEKKMSDGAAFRDKLSFEAYNFGHLMTAACVHYRATGKTSLLNIAKKATDFLIGFYQTATPEQARNAICPSHYMGITEMYRTTHDPRYLTLAKKLIDIRGMTEGTDDNSDRVPFRQMKKVIGHAVRANYLFAGAADVFAETGDSSLLTTLDLMWNDVVNRKMYVTGGCGALYDGVSPEGTSYKPDTVQKIHQAYGKAYQLPNHSAHNETCANIGNLLWNYRMLQITGQAKYADVMELELYNAILSGVNLGGTTFFYTNPLSASDNYPYQLRWMGGRQPYIRLSNCCPPNTVRTMAEVSSYAYSISDKGLWVNLFGGSQLTTTLKDGAPIRLTQTTNYPWDGAISVQLEQAPAKPFSVFIRIPGWCQGATIKVNGVTVSTPIRSGEYAEINRVWKAGDKVGINLPMPVKLIESNPLVEENRNQVAVKRGPLVYCLESVDNPKTKLTSVALSLKNTLKPTPVTIENSPLMALEGNASLLTESNWTNHLYREVSAKTPASTRVRLIPYYAWANRGHSEMEVWIPFIR, from the coding sequence ATGAACCTTTACCGATTCCTGATTCGATTTACGTTACTGGCTGCTGCAGTGGCATCGCTCTCGCCCGTTTGGGGGCAAACGAATGCCCTGGTCAATACCTCTAAAAGCAAGTTTGCCCGGCTGGAAAGTACCGACCTCAACGCTGTAAAATGGACAACCGGCTTCTGGGCCGACCGTTTTGCGGTTTGCCGCGATTCGATGGTGCCGCATCTGTGGGATACGTATACCAATCCGAATGTAAGTCATGCCTTCCGCAATTTCGAAATAGCCGCCGGTCTGGAATCAGGGAACTTCAAAGGACCATCGTTTCACGACGGGGATTTCTACAAAACGCTGGAGTCGGTGGCGAGTATGTTCGCCCTTACGAACGATAAAAAGCTGGACGAGCAGATGGATAAGGCCATTGCCGTAATCGCCAAAGCGCAGGCCCCCGATGGCTACGTATATACCAAAGCGATCATACAACAGAAGAAAACAGGCGAATCCACGCCGGGCGAATCCACGCCGGGCGAATCCACGCCGGGCGAATCCACGCCGGGCGAATCCACGCCGGGCGAATCCACGCCGGGCGAGAAAAAGATGTCTGATGGGGCGGCCTTCCGCGATAAGCTCAGCTTTGAAGCCTACAACTTCGGCCATCTGATGACGGCTGCCTGTGTGCATTACCGGGCAACGGGCAAAACCTCTCTCCTGAACATTGCGAAAAAAGCCACCGATTTTCTGATCGGTTTTTATCAAACGGCCACACCTGAGCAGGCCCGCAACGCCATTTGTCCGTCACATTACATGGGCATTACCGAAATGTATCGGACCACCCACGACCCACGCTACCTGACACTCGCCAAAAAGCTGATCGACATTCGGGGTATGACCGAAGGCACCGACGATAACTCCGACCGGGTTCCGTTCCGGCAGATGAAAAAAGTAATCGGACATGCTGTTCGGGCCAATTACCTGTTTGCCGGAGCCGCTGATGTCTTTGCCGAAACCGGCGACAGTTCGCTACTAACCACGCTCGATCTGATGTGGAACGATGTCGTAAATCGGAAAATGTATGTAACGGGTGGCTGCGGGGCGCTGTACGATGGGGTTTCGCCCGAAGGAACGTCGTATAAGCCTGATACGGTACAAAAAATTCATCAGGCCTATGGCAAGGCGTATCAGTTACCCAACCATTCGGCCCATAACGAAACCTGCGCCAACATCGGTAACCTGCTCTGGAATTACCGAATGCTTCAGATTACGGGTCAGGCCAAATATGCCGATGTGATGGAACTGGAGTTATACAACGCCATTCTGTCGGGCGTGAACCTGGGTGGTACGACGTTTTTCTACACCAATCCGCTCAGTGCGTCAGATAATTACCCGTATCAGTTGCGCTGGATGGGCGGTCGGCAGCCGTATATCCGGCTCTCGAACTGTTGCCCACCAAACACCGTACGGACGATGGCCGAAGTGAGCAGTTATGCCTACAGCATTTCGGATAAAGGACTGTGGGTAAATCTGTTTGGCGGTAGCCAGTTGACTACCACGCTTAAAGACGGCGCCCCTATTCGCCTGACACAAACAACCAATTACCCCTGGGACGGAGCCATTAGCGTCCAACTGGAACAGGCCCCGGCAAAACCTTTCTCCGTTTTTATCCGGATTCCGGGCTGGTGTCAGGGTGCAACCATCAAGGTCAATGGCGTAACCGTCTCAACGCCTATCCGTTCGGGCGAATATGCCGAGATAAACCGTGTCTGGAAAGCCGGAGACAAAGTTGGTATTAACCTACCAATGCCTGTAAAACTGATCGAATCGAATCCGCTGGTTGAGGAAAACCGTAATCAGGTAGCCGTTAAGCGTGGCCCCCTCGTATACTGTCTGGAATCGGTCGACAATCCGAAAACGAAGCTGACGAGCGTGGCCCTATCGTTGAAAAACACCCTAAAACCTACACCCGTAACGATTGAGAACAGTCCGCTGATGGCACTGGAAGGCAATGCCAGCCTATTGACCGAAAGCAACTGGACTAACCATCTTTATCGGGAAGTCTCTGCCAAAACACCGGCCTCCACCCGTGTGCGACTGATTCCGTACTACGCCTGGGCCAACCGGGGGCATTCGGAAATGGAAGTCTGGATTCCGTTTATTCGATAA
- a CDS encoding GNAT family N-acetyltransferase — MENILDNPAWNALVSGNKHLGGGTDKVKYFTPEVSPFVALHQNTAQNLHLLDAAIPFDSPIGLITTTQLPIPDSWTLLQRVDGLQMVYDSVTEKPQTSLPIRPLTSADVPDMIALTQLTRPGPFSTRTIEFGHYEGIVDEGKLIAMSGQRLNPFSYAEVSAVCTHPDHLGKGYARQLISNQLYRIQQSEGIPFLHVRSDNKRAIQLYEAMNFTVRTEIYFYFIKRK, encoded by the coding sequence ATGGAGAATATATTGGACAATCCAGCCTGGAACGCCCTGGTATCGGGCAACAAACACTTAGGCGGTGGCACAGACAAGGTAAAATACTTTACACCTGAGGTATCTCCGTTCGTTGCCCTGCACCAAAACACAGCGCAGAACCTCCACCTGCTCGATGCGGCAATTCCCTTTGACAGTCCGATTGGGCTTATTACGACAACCCAATTACCCATTCCTGATTCATGGACGCTTTTGCAGCGGGTAGATGGCTTACAGATGGTTTACGATTCCGTTACCGAAAAGCCCCAAACTAGCCTGCCGATCAGACCCTTGACAAGTGCGGACGTTCCTGACATGATTGCCCTGACCCAGCTAACCCGACCCGGCCCTTTTTCAACCCGAACAATCGAATTCGGTCATTATGAAGGAATCGTTGACGAAGGGAAACTGATTGCCATGAGCGGGCAGCGGCTGAATCCGTTTAGTTATGCTGAAGTCAGTGCCGTTTGTACCCATCCCGACCATCTGGGCAAAGGCTACGCCCGACAACTCATCTCGAATCAGCTCTACCGAATCCAGCAGAGCGAGGGCATACCCTTTCTGCATGTGCGCTCCGACAACAAGCGGGCCATTCAGCTCTACGAAGCAATGAATTTTACGGTTAGGACCGAAATCTACTTCTATTTCATCAAAAGAAAGTAA
- a CDS encoding ArsR/SmtB family transcription factor — protein MNLRRDVFQAIADPTRRAILLLVASQAMTAGAIAANFDTARPTVSKHLHILTECELLRQEQAGREIYYHLNPKKMKEIADFIEPFRQMWDDRFNKLEAILKNYQANQ, from the coding sequence ATGAATCTACGACGAGACGTATTTCAGGCTATAGCCGACCCAACCCGGCGGGCAATCCTGCTGCTGGTAGCCTCGCAGGCGATGACAGCCGGTGCCATTGCCGCCAACTTCGACACGGCCCGGCCCACCGTTTCCAAACACCTGCACATTCTTACCGAATGTGAATTACTGCGACAGGAACAGGCCGGCCGGGAAATCTACTATCATTTAAACCCCAAAAAGATGAAAGAAATAGCAGATTTTATCGAGCCGTTCCGCCAGATGTGGGACGACCGATTCAACAAACTGGAAGCCATCCTGAAGAACTATCAAGCCAACCAATAG
- a CDS encoding SRPBCC domain-containing protein, which translates to MEPKTKVHAEAGKQELVITREFDLPLELLFKAHVEPDLVEQWMGTKVLKLEPKKHGSWQFETTDPKGNKHGFNGVFHEFVPNRKITRTFEMESAPFGAQLEFLEFNERTPTTSQLTMQVLYRSVAIRDQVLQLPFAKGINMAHNRLQDIVSKFIHHDEA; encoded by the coding sequence ATGGAGCCGAAAACCAAAGTCCATGCCGAAGCGGGCAAACAGGAATTAGTGATCACACGGGAGTTTGACCTGCCGCTCGAACTGCTCTTCAAAGCGCATGTAGAACCCGACCTGGTGGAGCAATGGATGGGGACGAAGGTGCTGAAACTGGAACCTAAAAAACACGGTAGCTGGCAATTCGAAACCACTGATCCCAAAGGCAATAAACACGGCTTCAACGGGGTTTTTCACGAGTTTGTCCCGAACCGGAAAATCACCCGAACCTTCGAAATGGAAAGTGCTCCCTTTGGCGCTCAGCTTGAGTTTCTGGAGTTTAACGAACGCACACCGACTACCAGTCAACTAACGATGCAGGTCCTCTACCGATCCGTCGCGATCAGAGATCAGGTATTACAACTGCCCTTTGCCAAAGGCATCAATATGGCCCATAATCGCTTACAGGACATCGTAAGCAAGTTCATACATCATGACGAAGCGTAA
- the ppsA gene encoding phosphoenolpyruvate synthase has translation MNPYTLDFQSIDKTKLNVVGGKGANLGELSRITGINVPAGFCVTTEAYNEVVAQDETVHSLLNQLALLDIHKRNEISTLSAELRAAIAAIPIPQAMAEAITEHLKMFGEQEAYAVRSSATAEDLPTASFAGQQDTYLNIIGEEAILRHISKCWASLFTERAVTYRIQHGFDHRNVRLAVVVQKMVFPQTAGVLFTADPISGNRKVVSIDASFGLGEALVAGLVNADTYKVRHGELIEKNVSTKKLAIYATDTGGTTEQAIDVEQQNQPALSDEQILQLERIGRTIETHFGQPQDIEWCLVGHSVYVVQSRPITTLFPLPEGADEGPHVYVSVGHQQMMTDAMKPLGIAMWQLTAGRPMPTAGGRIFVDVVDDLASPVKRHMLVNVLGKSDPLIRDAFMTLLERGDFIKSVPEQPEAILAKNPPGPPPIDYQTLADYDPAIVSELIGRSESAIAELKQAIQSKSGTDLLDFIQETTQQSKRGAADSQSFGVIMTGMNAASWLNEHMEMWLGEKAVADTLTQSVPNNITSEMGLALLDVADAIRPYPDVIAYLQRGNLAQEQDDHFLDELATVAGGPEARNAINIFLTRYGMRCAGEIDITRPRWSEKPATLIPLILSNIKNFEPGESSRRFERGLREAMAKKQEILARLKELPDGDEKVNETSRMIDLVRNLAGYREYPKYGIVSRYFIFKQALLKEAGRLVQAGVLHEKEDLFYLKFDELRDVIRTHTLDYDLINQRKDDYKRFEKLTPPRVMTSDGEIITGQYKRDNLPADAIVGLPVSAGVIEGRARVILKMEDTDLEEGDILVTPFTDPSWTPLFVAIKGLVTEVGGLMTHGAVIAREYGLPAVVGIDQATKLIKDGQRIRLNGTDGYIEIL, from the coding sequence ATGAACCCTTACACGCTTGATTTTCAATCCATAGACAAAACAAAGCTCAACGTTGTTGGTGGCAAAGGGGCTAATCTGGGAGAGTTGTCCCGGATCACGGGCATAAACGTACCCGCAGGCTTTTGCGTGACGACGGAAGCCTATAATGAGGTTGTGGCGCAGGATGAAACCGTTCATTCACTGCTCAATCAACTGGCGCTGCTGGACATACACAAGCGGAATGAGATCAGTACACTCAGCGCCGAACTCCGCGCGGCTATCGCAGCCATTCCCATTCCCCAGGCTATGGCCGAAGCGATTACGGAACACCTCAAAATGTTTGGTGAACAGGAGGCTTATGCGGTACGGTCCAGCGCCACCGCCGAGGATTTGCCTACCGCTTCCTTTGCCGGTCAGCAGGATACGTATCTGAATATCATCGGAGAAGAAGCTATTTTACGACATATCAGTAAATGCTGGGCATCGCTATTCACGGAGCGGGCCGTAACCTACCGCATTCAGCATGGCTTCGACCACCGCAACGTCCGGCTGGCGGTGGTGGTTCAGAAGATGGTTTTTCCCCAGACAGCGGGCGTTCTGTTTACCGCCGACCCCATTTCAGGTAACCGCAAGGTCGTATCCATCGACGCCAGTTTCGGACTTGGTGAAGCCTTGGTCGCGGGTCTGGTCAATGCCGATACGTATAAAGTGCGCCATGGCGAACTAATTGAAAAGAACGTTTCTACTAAGAAACTGGCTATTTATGCTACCGATACGGGGGGCACAACCGAACAAGCCATTGACGTAGAACAACAAAACCAGCCAGCGCTGAGCGACGAGCAGATTTTGCAGTTAGAACGCATTGGCCGTACGATTGAAACCCATTTCGGCCAGCCGCAGGACATCGAATGGTGTCTGGTGGGTCATTCAGTTTACGTTGTCCAGAGTCGGCCAATCACGACTTTATTTCCCCTCCCGGAAGGAGCCGACGAAGGCCCCCATGTGTATGTATCGGTTGGGCACCAGCAAATGATGACCGATGCCATGAAGCCGTTGGGTATCGCCATGTGGCAACTGACGGCGGGCCGACCGATGCCCACGGCGGGTGGACGGATTTTTGTGGATGTGGTCGATGATCTGGCATCGCCTGTCAAACGACACATGCTTGTCAATGTGCTGGGCAAATCGGACCCGCTCATCAGAGATGCATTTATGACCCTGCTGGAGCGTGGCGATTTCATCAAATCGGTGCCAGAGCAGCCGGAAGCGATTCTAGCCAAAAACCCTCCAGGCCCACCGCCAATCGATTACCAAACCCTGGCCGACTACGATCCGGCTATTGTTTCGGAATTGATCGGGCGCAGTGAATCAGCCATAGCGGAGCTAAAACAGGCTATTCAATCAAAGTCGGGCACAGACCTGCTCGATTTTATTCAGGAAACAACCCAACAGTCGAAACGAGGGGCGGCTGATTCGCAAAGTTTCGGCGTTATCATGACAGGCATGAACGCGGCCTCCTGGCTCAACGAACATATGGAGATGTGGTTGGGTGAAAAAGCCGTAGCCGACACTCTGACGCAATCAGTGCCGAACAACATTACGTCGGAAATGGGACTGGCCTTGCTGGATGTGGCCGATGCCATTCGCCCTTATCCTGACGTAATTGCCTATTTACAACGGGGTAACCTTGCGCAGGAACAAGACGATCATTTCCTGGATGAACTGGCTACGGTGGCCGGTGGACCAGAAGCCCGCAACGCCATCAACATTTTTCTGACCAGATACGGCATGCGCTGTGCCGGAGAAATCGACATTACGAGACCCCGATGGAGTGAGAAACCAGCCACGCTTATTCCGCTGATTCTAAGCAACATCAAAAACTTTGAACCGGGCGAAAGCAGTCGGCGGTTTGAGCGGGGGTTGCGGGAAGCGATGGCCAAAAAACAGGAGATTCTGGCCCGGCTGAAGGAATTACCGGATGGCGACGAGAAAGTGAACGAAACGAGCCGCATGATCGACCTGGTTCGTAACCTGGCCGGGTATCGGGAGTATCCTAAATACGGCATCGTCAGTCGGTATTTCATCTTTAAACAAGCACTGCTAAAGGAAGCCGGGCGACTCGTGCAGGCGGGCGTTCTTCACGAAAAAGAAGACTTGTTTTATCTCAAATTTGACGAACTCCGCGACGTCATCCGCACCCATACGCTGGACTATGACCTGATCAATCAGCGAAAAGACGACTACAAACGCTTTGAAAAACTAACACCTCCACGGGTGATGACATCCGACGGTGAAATCATTACGGGTCAGTACAAACGCGACAATCTCCCGGCTGACGCTATTGTGGGGCTACCCGTTTCGGCGGGCGTGATTGAGGGACGGGCGCGGGTCATTCTGAAGATGGAAGACACCGACCTGGAAGAAGGCGATATTCTCGTTACGCCCTTTACCGACCCGAGCTGGACCCCCCTGTTTGTCGCCATCAAAGGGCTGGTTACTGAAGTCGGTGGCCTGATGACCCACGGAGCCGTTATCGCCCGTGAGTATGGCTTACCCGCCGTTGTGGGCATCGATCAGGCGACGAAGCTGATCAAAGACGGGCAACGAATCCGGCTAAATGGAACCGATGGGTACATTGAAATCCTGTAA
- a CDS encoding CocE/NonD family hydrolase encodes MLLFLSSFISIAQQTVSTKADDATSPYDIQDSVLITTQDGASLSVMVVRKKGVTQPLPVVLQFTIYVRDKGRDMKSLKESADRGYVGVIAYTRGKRFSPNAIYPYEHEATDTYDVIDWISRQPWCNGSVGMFGGSYNGFSQWAACKKLHPALKTIVPYVANRPGMGLPMENNVFVNPNYEWSFYVGNNKYLDTLVGNDRKRFRKMMFDWWQSGVAYNRMDSLDGTPNKWFQRWISHPDFDRYWQAMAPYERDFASINIPILAFDGYYNDSQNSSLYYLRELQKYAPQTPCYLIIGPYGHFGTQIGGERVINGYSVDSVALFDIKKITYQWFDHILKQGPKPEMLADTINYEVMGANSWRSAPSLDKMHNGYLTFYLTDQKTGDFYALRPTKSAKTGYLSQQVDFADRQTSTNNYYPDPISRKEIDTSNGFVFVSEPLSESMLINGSFLAQLTISINKKDVDLGVTLYELTPAGDYFHLSYYIGRASYANDITKRTLLTPNTQTTIDVSNTHLISKKLSKGSRLVVAINVNKNPFSQLNYGTGNDVSTESIRDAKEPLRINWYTNSYIRIPVWR; translated from the coding sequence TTGCTTCTATTTTTATCGTCCTTCATCAGTATTGCCCAACAAACAGTCAGTACAAAAGCCGATGATGCAACCAGCCCCTACGACATTCAGGATAGCGTATTGATTACTACCCAGGATGGAGCTAGTCTATCGGTAATGGTTGTCCGAAAGAAAGGCGTAACGCAGCCCCTGCCCGTCGTCCTGCAGTTTACGATTTATGTACGGGATAAAGGACGAGACATGAAGTCGTTGAAAGAGTCGGCCGACCGGGGGTATGTGGGTGTCATTGCCTATACACGCGGAAAACGGTTTAGTCCCAACGCCATTTATCCGTATGAACATGAAGCAACCGACACCTACGACGTGATCGACTGGATTAGCCGACAACCCTGGTGCAACGGCAGCGTCGGTATGTTTGGCGGCAGTTATAACGGTTTCTCCCAGTGGGCAGCCTGCAAAAAACTACACCCCGCCCTTAAAACCATCGTACCGTATGTAGCCAACCGGCCAGGCATGGGCCTACCGATGGAGAACAACGTATTCGTTAATCCTAACTACGAATGGTCGTTCTATGTAGGCAATAACAAATACCTCGATACCTTAGTCGGCAATGACCGGAAGCGGTTCCGAAAAATGATGTTCGACTGGTGGCAAAGTGGTGTGGCTTACAACAGGATGGATAGCCTCGACGGAACGCCCAACAAGTGGTTTCAGCGCTGGATCAGTCACCCCGACTTCGACCGCTATTGGCAGGCAATGGCCCCTTACGAACGCGATTTTGCCAGCATAAACATTCCCATTCTGGCTTTTGACGGCTACTATAACGACTCCCAGAATTCGAGTCTGTATTATCTGCGGGAGCTTCAGAAGTATGCCCCCCAAACCCCCTGTTACCTGATCATTGGCCCCTACGGCCATTTTGGAACACAGATTGGTGGCGAGCGCGTAATCAATGGCTATTCGGTCGATTCGGTTGCGTTGTTCGACATAAAAAAAATAACCTATCAGTGGTTCGACCACATCCTGAAACAAGGCCCCAAACCTGAAATGCTGGCCGATACAATCAATTACGAAGTGATGGGTGCCAATAGCTGGCGTAGTGCGCCTTCACTCGACAAGATGCACAATGGCTACTTAACCTTTTACCTGACCGACCAGAAAACGGGCGATTTTTATGCCTTACGCCCTACGAAGTCAGCTAAAACGGGCTATTTGTCGCAGCAGGTTGATTTCGCAGACCGGCAAACCAGCACTAACAACTACTACCCCGACCCCATTTCGCGGAAAGAGATCGACACCAGCAATGGGTTTGTTTTCGTCAGTGAACCCCTGTCGGAGTCGATGCTCATCAATGGCTCTTTTCTGGCCCAATTGACCATCAGCATCAACAAAAAGGATGTAGACCTTGGCGTTACCCTTTACGAACTGACCCCGGCTGGCGATTATTTTCATCTGTCGTATTACATCGGTCGGGCGAGTTATGCAAACGACATCACCAAACGAACCTTGCTGACACCCAATACCCAAACGACCATTGACGTATCAAACACGCACCTGATCAGTAAAAAACTAAGCAAAGGCAGTCGGCTGGTCGTGGCGATCAACGTCAACAAAAACCCCTTTTCGCAACTGAACTATGGCACCGGCAACGACGTAAGCACGGAGTCCATACGGGACGCCAAAGAGCCGCTGCGAATAAACTGGTACACCAACAGCTACATCCGCATACCAGTCTGGCGCTGA